TCGACCGCGGTTCGGTATCGGGACGTACGTGCGCTCGCTCGAAGCGACCGGTAGCTTATTGCCCGTCTCCCGTCATTTTTCACCGAATGGAGCTGGTTCCGGCCGTCGATCCCGTATTCGTCGCCTACATCGCGGCGTTCGCTGTGGCGGCGGTGGGCTGTTTCGCCAGCGTGGGCCGGGTCACCCGGATCGAGGACACGGACACGCGACGCGGTCTCGTGGCGCTACTCGTCACGAGCGGTGGCTGGGCACTCGCGCACGTGGGCTTCCTGCTCGCGCCGACCGAACCACTGAAACAGGGCTTCTATCTCGTCGGACTCGTCGTCGGGTTCGCGACCGTCGGTCCGTGGCTGTACTTCTGCTCGGCGTACACCAATCGGTCGCTGCACCGCGACGTGAGCCTCCGCCGCGTCGCGGTCGGCGTGTTTCTGGCGATCGTGGCGGTGAAGCTCACGAACCCGGTCCACGGGCTGTATTTCTCCGCGACGCCGACCGCGACGCCGTTTCCCCATCTCGCGGTCACGCACGAACCGCTCCACTGGATCGTGATGGGGCTGTCGTACGCGCTCGCGATCGTCGGGGCGTTCATGCTCTTCGAGTACTTCGCACAGGTCGGGTACGACACGACGCCGCTGCTGGCGCTCGTCGGCGCGACGGGGCTGCCCATCGTGTTCGACATCGTGGGCTTTGCGACGCCGTATCTCATCGACATCACCTACGAACCGCTCGGCGTGGCCGTCTTCGCCGTCGGTGTCGCCTTCGTCTACCTCGACCGGTTCCGGTCGGTCCAGTTGGCCGGCAGTCACGACGATCCGATCATCGTCGTCGACGACGCGGATCGTATTCGCGACTACAACGACCGGGCAGGGGACCGCTTCCCGGAACTGCGGGGGGACGTGCTCGGCGACCCGCTCTGGACGATCGTCCCGGACGTGACGGACGCGCTCGACTCCGGGGAGGGGATCGTCGAGCGGGCCAGCGACGACGGCGTCCGGTACTATCAGGTCTCGGAGAGTCCCTTCGCCGCTGGCCAGGCGACCCTGGGGCGACTGATCGTCTTTACTGACATCACGGAGCGGGAGCGATACAGGCGGGAACTGGAACGGCAGAACGAGCGGCTGGATCGGTTCGCCGGGATGGTCAGTCACGACCTCCGGAACCCGCTCAACGTGGCGATGTCTCGTCTGGAACTGGCCCGCAACAGTCGCGACGACGAGAACCTGCGGACGGCCAGTCAGGCGCTCGATCGGATGGAGACGATGATCCGGGACGTGCTGGCACTGGCCCGCCACGGCCAGCCGATCGACGAGACGGAATCGGTGACGCTGTCCGGCCTCGCGCGTCAGTCCTGGCGCATGGTCGACGCCGGCGAGGCAACCCTCCAAGTCGATGGCGACCTGACGTTCACGGCGGACGCGACCCGCCTCCAGCACCTGCTGGAGAACCTCTTCCGCAACTCACTGGAACACGGCGGCGAGGACGTGACGATCCGCGTGGGGGCACTCGCCGACGGGACGGGCTTTTTCGTCGAAGACGACGGGCCGGGGATCCCGGCCGAGGAGCGGGAGTCGGTCTTCGAGAGCGGCTACTCGACGGCCGACGACGGGACCGGATTCGGGCTGGCGATCGTCGACGAGGTCGTCGACGCCCACGACTGGGAGCGCACGCTGACCGAGAGCGAGGCTGGCGGCGTCCGAATCGAGATCACTGGCGTGTGAGGTCGCCGCGACGGCGGCGAGGCGGAAGACCTAATATCGGCGTCCCGCGTTCTCCGGCAACTGCATGCAAGACGTCGTACTGCTGACCGCGGACTCGGTTCGTCGGGACTTCGTCGACGCCATGCCCTTCGTCTCCGATCACGAGGTGCTGACTGGCGTGACTGCAGGCCACTACACGCGGCCGAGTCTGGCGGCGCTGCAGTCCTCGCGGCTGCGTGCGTCGGTCCAGTCGCGGGTCGTCGGGCCGACGATCGCCGAGGCGTTCAGCGAGGCGGGCTATACGACCATCGGGCTGGTGCCGACGGCACAGGCCGATCCGGCCTTCGGGTTCGACGACGGCTTCGACCACTACGACAACTACATGTCCGGGTCGGGCAACGCCGCGTCGAACCGGCGGAGCAGTCTCCGGGAGTATCTCGGCTCGTTCGACATCGTCCGGCAGGTGTACCGCCGGGTCTATCCGATGGAGGCCAACATGGACGACCTGCCCGAAGACGACGAGGTGGTCGACGAGGCCATCGAGCGGTTCAACGACGCCGACGGGCCCCGGTTCCTCTGGGTCCACCAGATGGAGAGCCACCGACCCTACGGCACCGGTGAGGACGCGATTCCCTCTGCGATCGACCGCAAGGCCGAGGCGTCGGGCGGTCGCCACTGGTTCGGCTCCTCGGAGGTGACCGACGCGGAACGCGGGATCATCACGTCGGCCTACCGCGACGCGCTGGGTCGGGTCGACGACCGGATCGAGCGCGTCCTCACGGAGATCGACAGCGAGGACCCGATCTTCGCCTTCGCCGCCGACCACGGTGACGAGTTCGGCGAGGAGGAGTACTACTACCACCAGGGGTACCGCCGGCGGGTGCCCGACACGGTGATCCGGGTGCCAGTCGTTCTCGACGGGGTCGAGACGACCGGCGACAGGCTGAGTCTGCTGGACATCGGGCCGACGCTGGCGGCCGGGGTTGGGATCGACGCGCCCGATGCCTGGCAGGGGACGGACCTGACCGAGGCGGCGACCGAGGAAGCGGTGACGGTCGCGCCCTGGCACGAGAAAGCGACGGTCGCGTGGCAGGACTTCGAGCGGAAACTGATCGCCCGGGACGCAGACGTGTCGATGACGGAGGGCGGCGAGGAGGTGGCGGTCGACCGGACGGAGGTGTCCGACGAGGTCGAACGCCAGTTGCAGGATCTGGGGTACGCGGACGCGGGGTGAGCGGGCCGTACGCGGCCCTGTGGGCCTGTGTGCGGGCCGAGACACAACGCATTTAACGGTTCTCACGAAATCGAAGTTCAATTAGCATGTTGGCCACTGGGTCGCCCTTTCAGGCCACCGGCCTCGACAGCCCGACGCTGACGGCCGTGCTGGTGGCCGTCGCCCTCCTGACCTTCCTCTGGGGGTTCAGACGCTACCGGCGTAGTTTCTCGAAGACGGAGTTCGGCGTGGCGACGGCCATCGCGGCCGGCACGCTGGTGATCGCAGTCTTTCCCGACCTGTTCAACGCGCTCGGGAACGTTCTGCGGATCGAGCGGCGGCCGCTGGTCATCTCGCTGGTGGCCACCGTCCTGCTGATGGCGCTCGTGCTGTACGTCATCGGCCGGCTTCGCGAACAGCAGCTCACGATCGCCGAACTCACCCGGAGTCTCACCGTGGATCAGGCCGATATCCACGGTGACGGGGAACGAACGGTCTACGTCGTCATCCCGGCGTACAACGAGGCCGACAGCGTCCAGTCGGTCGTGGACTCCCTGCCAGAGACGGTCCGAGGGTACGAGGTCGTGCCGCTGGTCGTCTCGGACGGCTCCTCGGACGCGACCGCTCGCCGGGCCGGCAAGACCGACGCGGCGGTCGTCGAACACCCGATCAACCAGGGGCAGGGCGGCGCGCTGAAGACGGGCTTCGAGATTGCGCGGGAGAACGGGGCGGACGTGGTGGTCACCATCGACGCCGACGGCCAGCACCCGATCGATCAGCTCGACAACCTGATCGGGCCGATCGTCGACGACGACGCCGACTACGTCGTCGGCTCGCGCTACATCGGGACCGACCGCTCGGGCAACGGCCCCGTCAGGCAGGTCGGCATCCGGACGTTCACGTGGCTGATCAACCTGCTCACGGACATGGAGATCAGCGACTGCACGAACGGGTTCCGGGCGATCCGTGGGTCGCGACTCGACGACCTGACGCTGACCGAAGAGCAGTTCAGCGCACCGGAACTGCTCATCGAGGCGCGCAAGAACGGGCTGCGTATCCGGGAGATCCCGGTCACGATCGCCGAGCGGGAACACGGCGAGAGCAAGAAGCCGAAGGTCAGGTACGCGCTGGGGCTGATGCGGACGATCCTCGTGACCTGGATCCGCTAGCCGAACAGGCGTTCCAGCAGCGACCGGTCGCGGGCTTTCTCGGCTAACAACACTGAGCACTCCACCTCGTCGACCACGTCGAGCACGAGCGACCCGCGCACGAGCCGTTCGAGCAGGCCTTCCTCGGTCGCGCCGATGATCATCAGGGTCGCGTCCCCGGCGGCGGTCTCGATGGCCGTTTCCACGTCGCCGGTCTCGACCCGGAGGTCGGCGTCCCCGAGGCCGTTCTCCTCGGCCCACTCCGAGAGGAAGGTTCGGCCGGTGTCTTCGTCGTCGGCGACGTGCAGCAGGGTCACCTCGGAGTCGTACTCGGCCTGTAACATCTGCGCGGTGGCGGCACTCAGCTCGGAGTCCGGGCCGCCGGCGGTGGGGACGAGCACGCGCGAGGGGTCGAAGCCCCGGTTCTTCAGGACGAGGAAGTCACAGGGCAGATCCTGTGCGAGTT
This Halorientalis sp. IM1011 DNA region includes the following protein-coding sequences:
- a CDS encoding ATP-binding protein; this translates as MELVPAVDPVFVAYIAAFAVAAVGCFASVGRVTRIEDTDTRRGLVALLVTSGGWALAHVGFLLAPTEPLKQGFYLVGLVVGFATVGPWLYFCSAYTNRSLHRDVSLRRVAVGVFLAIVAVKLTNPVHGLYFSATPTATPFPHLAVTHEPLHWIVMGLSYALAIVGAFMLFEYFAQVGYDTTPLLALVGATGLPIVFDIVGFATPYLIDITYEPLGVAVFAVGVAFVYLDRFRSVQLAGSHDDPIIVVDDADRIRDYNDRAGDRFPELRGDVLGDPLWTIVPDVTDALDSGEGIVERASDDGVRYYQVSESPFAAGQATLGRLIVFTDITERERYRRELERQNERLDRFAGMVSHDLRNPLNVAMSRLELARNSRDDENLRTASQALDRMETMIRDVLALARHGQPIDETESVTLSGLARQSWRMVDAGEATLQVDGDLTFTADATRLQHLLENLFRNSLEHGGEDVTIRVGALADGTGFFVEDDGPGIPAEERESVFESGYSTADDGTGFGLAIVDEVVDAHDWERTLTESEAGGVRIEITGV
- a CDS encoding sulfatase-like hydrolase/transferase, which produces MQDVVLLTADSVRRDFVDAMPFVSDHEVLTGVTAGHYTRPSLAALQSSRLRASVQSRVVGPTIAEAFSEAGYTTIGLVPTAQADPAFGFDDGFDHYDNYMSGSGNAASNRRSSLREYLGSFDIVRQVYRRVYPMEANMDDLPEDDEVVDEAIERFNDADGPRFLWVHQMESHRPYGTGEDAIPSAIDRKAEASGGRHWFGSSEVTDAERGIITSAYRDALGRVDDRIERVLTEIDSEDPIFAFAADHGDEFGEEEYYYHQGYRRRVPDTVIRVPVVLDGVETTGDRLSLLDIGPTLAAGVGIDAPDAWQGTDLTEAATEEAVTVAPWHEKATVAWQDFERKLIARDADVSMTEGGEEVAVDRTEVSDEVERQLQDLGYADAG
- a CDS encoding DUF2304 family protein; protein product: MLATGSPFQATGLDSPTLTAVLVAVALLTFLWGFRRYRRSFSKTEFGVATAIAAGTLVIAVFPDLFNALGNVLRIERRPLVISLVATVLLMALVLYVIGRLREQQLTIAELTRSLTVDQADIHGDGERTVYVVIPAYNEADSVQSVVDSLPETVRGYEVVPLVVSDGSSDATARRAGKTDAAVVEHPINQGQGGALKTGFEIARENGADVVVTIDADGQHPIDQLDNLIGPIVDDDADYVVGSRYIGTDRSGNGPVRQVGIRTFTWLINLLTDMEISDCTNGFRAIRGSRLDDLTLTEEQFSAPELLIEARKNGLRIREIPVTIAEREHGESKKPKVRYALGLMRTILVTWIR